The genomic stretch AGTTCCCCCAAATCCTCAACAGCGagcaaaaggcaaaaaaaaaatccagatcTCTATTTGCGTTGGATTGATTAAGTGTTAGTGTGCCTCCTTGCATGCCTTTCTGGCCACTGGAATACAAAGCCTGCGGGTAAAATAACGCTCTTAATGCAGACATCCCGTTGATATGCGAACTACTATGGTCCGCTTGGCTTCGGGTAACGAGCTTTCAAATGTGAATCAACAGATTATATCTTCCTTGTattggtggttttcacgtgacgtcatcaaaatttttaaaaatggaaattatCAATCGTCTTGAGATTTTAGTTTGGTTAGTTAGTAaaacagctgaagacttatcatttcacaaattttcacgTTTAATAGGGTTTTTCGTCCTGTGATAAaacaaggttgaatttctaagcttttgcgtgacacggtattaaaaaaatggcggccgaaaatACTGTCACGTAAGTTAAAAAGTGACATCCGTTGAGATTCaattttctatcgtacttttggctgcacaagtaaatcggaATTGAAatcgatttcagcggccgcTTGTGATCAAGTTTCCTTGCGTGTTACTAACAACTCCCGAAACAAAAGTTACATCTGAGACACTTGGATTGATGGCAAGACGAtgggttttcctttttcttagcttttttgtttgtttgttattttctttcgaGTGTTACATCgttcgacaagaaatgtgcaaattcaacacgaAGATCACAATCGCTGACCGGCATTGTTTCTTCATGgtcaaaaattcactttcctagacgaggttatttatcaccacgtaattccatcatttaaaATAGAAGCGGCTTGCCCATTTGGGGGCTGAtatgttgaaattcaagcattCTTCTAACATACCTCTTTATTTTCTTGATTTGCGGACGCGCTGGCGGGCCTATTgccaccacggacttacactcttcCACTCTTAGGCTGTTACACTCATACACTCTTAAAATCCGGTGAAATAGTGTATAGTGCACTtacacttacagtgcactaccccAATAACGAAAGACGGACGTTTCTTGGTTGTTTAACTCTGAAAGCGAAGAACGATGAACATTCTTCCCTGTAGTACATTCAATGTAaatcaatgtaaacaagacccTTGCCATAGATGATTACGTGCACCTTTTTGGTTGCCTAGCAGGAGATCAGTTTCTTAATTTTGACAAAATAtcattgcctgatttcaagccgaGGGGGACAAGGTAAGAGTCTGCAAAGTATATGATAAACAACTATTAATCGTCGTCAGAACTATTGATTGTCAACAGAACGTCATCGTCAAAACGTGCACACCAAGCTTTATAAAATTCCCAAGTTTGGTGTTAATAGATCCAATATTAAGCGAGATACAGCCATTTAAAGACGTTAAAATTTACAACGAAATGTATGGCCATCCAGACGCTGCACCCGGCTTTGTAATTTTGACGTATTCAAATGACTGTATCCCAGTCAAAACTAGCCCATTAGGATTTTTGTAAATTTCGCTGTGTCTTTCTGACTTTGTGGATCAATAGTTGCTAATCTTATGATTAACAGGCTCGTACCTAGTCCCCTTCGGCTTGAAATCATAAAATGACCTTTCCTTTGAATCATAGAAGTCAGAcactgcaaaaacaaaaaacaaacagtgCTTTTACGATCATTTGTCATTAATCTTTggctgagaattcgaaattcacAGTTTTTAGTAAAAACTATgtaattttttcttcatctgtcttctGGCTTGTCTTTTACTCctaactcccggcttttgcattcctttttggtgcaaacgtaaagccaaaaacattttttgacctggcatcagattagactgaaaagatgaggaattatgaagcggaaacaacatggcCGGTCTTTCCTTAGTGTGAGAATAAGTACTGATagagatgtttatgagccctcagaagacgactacaaGCTTTTTATGGTAAAAgtcgatgacatatgtttttgttagcttccggTCGCCATACTTGTGCCCCTCgtagggacacaaacatggcgtcttcATACAAAGCcgtataaatttgagtaaaacatttcttcgaatatctcccgcaagAAACATCGCTCAGATCTGGACCCTTGCGAGACTGTTTGAATGTTCATCTGCTTTTATCTCGTTAATTCCTAAAATCATTTGTTGAATGGTTCTGATTagggtgtgacagtgaaaaccggcaattggACCCAATTTGGTTCTCGAATGAAATTCTCTGTTGTCACAAGAATTGTGGCCCTTGTCGACTTCCTGAGGACAAATATACTTTCTGGAATGATATGCGTTCCCTATCAAGTTTATAGCTAGTTCTCATGGGATATCTAGTGGGTGGATAGTTTTAAGGGCTACAAAAAGTcacgggcacccaacgagaatatagttcaaaaccacttaaacataggaTTGtcaaacggtagatataggcatatttttatcccctaaatatttttcatctgttcggatatccTAGCTGAAAGTTTAGAGAtctgaaaattatagggattaaaacttaacttttcgaaaatttcagtcaaaaaaaaaaggctcccgaaaactCTAGGTGACaatttagggtaaaaatccgttaaaagtgggcaattatgccatttttactgggttgccagtatggcaatcccagtcggaaagtgggtgggatttgtttgttttctttttttactgagTTGCCAGTACGGCAATCCCAGtcgatttgtttgttttatttttcttttttttattttctgtgTCGGTAatagtcttgcctgtcactcctcTGGTAAGtgttgtctttgtgcatagagccttctgcgcgtattttcttaggattgagagggtagtggaaatgcgtagatttctctggtagacacaggagaatcattaacttagcctgcaatggcgtcgaaagtcatataacgcgaatggcgttttagtggatccttaaacaaaatatacccttatggagctcaataatggaagtcagttggataaactaggcaggaggTGAAAatccaacacctggaatctcaaaagcgacgcgtaatggacttcgacaacaatctatcgcccgtccaGCCgcaatcaaagtgagctgtatttctaaaataagttttaccaagtgtgctgttatgtagaacactgaaaccaaatggaaaattctctggtaacttatgggttcaacaaagacagagaacgaatcgaacaccttacgtggatctgtgatcaactctgcacagtctttaggtaactggaaatgtgacagccaagaattatttgaaagaaagcttgtcgtgtattttgtgcctcattattcaaggaaaaggttcttcatgtaaacggtttgatcctgaaatttagtttgttgcaatattgcgcatatttgacacgattgagtttcttctcttcacgcacgcaatgaaatagaaggggtttttgcctctaatagcaaatatgttgtttgtttcaaaaaattgttcgctggaaaaggcgGCCTTTATGAATCCATCATGTtgtatgatatgcgagcttaactggatagtttttatggcaatagtaaaggattttcttgtcaaatttaaaatgaggttagcgtacgtctttctggtgtgttaacttaattaaatcgtgagtttgccgtctgccgcgtaaccttgatttccactctcaaagtTACCTCtaaaacctactttttgcgtagaataagcttttagaatgatgttcttgttttgcataaagcaagctaacaaaatctatacctagctgagttcgcatttgttagcgttaatagtattttcggtccgatgcttgtTTTGTGAGGGGTATAtcgttttggtctcccatccagaaaCTGACCCCGCCGGAtaggattaacttcagtgaactttggtattacaaagctgtcagatgctcagagggcacgcttaaacttgtagtgaaaagaagttgtgagggaacttgaaaattatcaacatgtcagcccagaggccaatgtttctcgcttctcttttatttgttatttttcagagactggaatgctgtagttcaataccacacaattcagtgccttctgattttctgtaacacgtaccacaggcaacccagtgtatgcttcacggaagcatctcgttcgatcctaggacaggcagacAAGCACgaaatgtttcgaaaattctagatatCAAATCGTCTTTCCAACAGATATTttacgttgggtgcccctgaaaagtTATTTGAacaataattactgggttgccagtatggcaaacccagtcggaatctgggttggttttttttttccgtgtcggtaaaagtcttgcctgtcactcccctgctaagtagtgtctttgtgcatagagccttctgcgcgtattttcttaggattaagagggtagtgggaaatgcgtagatttctctggcgGACACAgaagaatgattaacttaaccggcaatggcgtcgaaagacggcgttttagtgcatctttaaacaaaatatacccttatggaggtcgagaatggaacgtcaataggataaacaagacaggcggtgaatccggaatctggaatcttaaaagcgacgagtaatggactttgacaacaatcttttgcccgtcgagccgaaatcaaagtgagctgtatttctaatattttgccacgtGTGCTGTTATGTGCaagactgaaaccaaatgaacaattctctggtaactcagtatgggttcaacaaagacagagaaggaatccataaagtggatctgttatctcagttgtctcgctttttttatttacctgttctcaactctgcacagtcttccggtaacaattggaaatttcactaaataTTCAGtgacgtcgaaagtcattgtaacgtgaatggcgttttagtggatctttaaacaaaatataccctcatggagctcaagaatggatcgtcaatcggatgaacaagacagcgctgaaaaataaatatctggattttaagcaacgagtaatggtcttcgacaacaatttcatttttcgcctttggatatcaagtgaccttttgtttctaatattttacttacttgatattatataaaacactgaaatcaaatagcaatttttttatggatttaacaaacattgaaggaatcgaacgccttgaatgcatcacagtgtttactcaagtcgcatcttagttgtctggcaatttacatttgcatttacatttacatttaccggtattttgtactcaactctgcaaaggtgtaaaaaagACGAGTTTCGAAAAAGCATATTGGGGACTCGAACGGCACCTCATCAATGACAACTCCAAAGAACTTGCTTCCGCTACCCTACGCTCCGTAACCCTCAACTACATCCAGCGTAAAAGCCCACAACCTCCCAAGACGCTGTTGACTGTAATCGAACAGTTAAAGCGACGGAGTGATATTGTCATAACCAAACCCGATAAAGGGTCCGGCGTTGTCGTCATGGATAAGACTGAGTACATACGTTTACTATCTGAAGCGTCTGTTAATGACACCAACAAGTTCCGTTCCGTCCCACTAGAAAGATCTAAGTCCAGGGGCAGCCCGCCCAAACACCATCACCCGCTGTtgcataaaaaaaaatgctacaaTATACCGTTCGCAGAATCCTCCACAAGGACATTGCTGAACCTATAAGTCCTTCAGGCTCGAGACTAGCACACCTATATGGGCTACCAAAAACCCAGTAGGAGAATTTAGCCGTACGTCCTATTTTATCAGCAACGAGCACCTATAACTACGCACTGGCCAAGTGGCTTGATGATAAGCTCAAACCGCTATCTTTGAATCAACATACCGTTACTgacaccttcgatttcgtaaatgAAGTGCGAGAACTGAAAATCAACAAAGGTTATATCTTGGTATCGTATGATgtgtcatctttatttaccAACGTACCGTTAGACGAAACAATTGCGATCCTGACTGAGAAAGGCTTCAGGGACAACTTGTTTAACTCTGCATACAACCTGAACATCTCCAAAGAAGACCTTATTGATCTGTTGAACGTGTCTACCAAGGGTCAATTGTTTCAGTTCAATGGTGCCCTGTACGAACAAACCGACGGAGCGGCCATGGGGTCCCCCTCGGGCCTTTGCTAGCTAACGTGTTTATGTCATCGTGGGAAGAAAAGCTAGAGCTAGAAGGCAAGCTGCCTGATTATTATCGCAGATATGTTGATGATACCCTCACTATAATGCCCAACATTACTACAGCTACGGATTTCCTGAACACCCTGAACCACGCCCATCCCTCTGTCAGCTTCACAATGGAGACCGAAAGAGATGGCATGCTCCCCTTTTTGGCACCCAGCTCCTAAACCGTGCACCCCAAATTGAGACCAAAGTTTATGTTAAGCCTACAATTGTAGTAATAATGGTTTACTTGTCCACTACCAGAGTTACGTTGACAACCGGTACAAacggagcttattaacaactatGCTCGATCGCGCGTACCGTTTGTCCTCTTGATGGCTTTATTTTTCGGAGGAGTGTGAGCGCTTGAAGTCTTTATTCTCACGTCTGGACTACCCTCACCACCTTATCAACTCCGCCATAaatacctttatcaactcgaGAGTTGCTGACCAGCAGCCATTGCAGGCTTCGGTAAGATTGGCGGGAAACGATGTGACCCGAGTAGTCATACCCTTCAAGGACCAAGACTCCGCTAACATTGTTAAGACGCAGTTGAAAGATCTTAGCATTAAGCGCCAAACCACAATCCAGCCCGTACTTGTCAGTcggaaaattggccaagacCTTAAAGAATGTGAGACCAAACCGCAGCTGGTTAATCAACAGTGCGTAGTGTATCAGTTTAAATGTAACCTGTGTGATACAGGGAGCTATGTTGGCTACACGCGCGGGCATCTATATGCCCGCGAGGATGGCCATAAAAGCACGTCATCTACAGTACGCAAGCACTATGACAACGACCACGCGGGTGCTGTCCCTGAGGGCCTTCTTAGCTGTTTCAAAGTTCTCAAGAAATGCATGAACAAATTCGATTGTCTTGTCAACGAGATGCTTTACATCAAACAATTAACACCGAGTTTGAACGTGCAAACGGATTCTATCCGTGCTAAAGTATTTGTGTAGCCACCTCCGCTATGTAAATTAGTTGTAACTCTTGAACTCGCATTTGTTAATTTTAGTCTCATTTGTacccttgataatggcgtcatggagtcgccgaaacgtcgggaGTTTATAtcgcttgtttttattttgacttcgcagaaacaatggtcaaactatgatctttgtgttgaatttgcacatttcttgtcaaactttataacacttgaaagaaaaagaaaactaacaaaaacaaaaccttgtatcttgccatcgtttgacacagatgcttcactgtttcgcaagtaaacacgccgcggtaacttcatcacggcgcccgctgaatccgatgtcactttcgattttgcgctttacttttgcagccaaaagtacagtaacaaaattgaacgtaggaaaaatctcccaaaatgtttgtcgttgatcgtaactttttatatttggggttcaaaattaatgttgttttcatgtcgtaaatgttGTTGCTTATCATTGaccatcctgaaaacttccttctgctgttcctaaaaactgtgaatcaatatttattcacttttgcttcaatatttgtttgCATAAAGCAAACTAACacaatctgtaccttgcttagttcgcatttttgggcgctaaaatagaattttcggtcctttgcttctgttacaaagtggtatattttttaggtcacccatccagatactaaccccgccagaCAGGGTTTAActtcaatgaacttttgtattaaaaAGCtctcagacgctcagagtgcacgcttaaacttgtggcaaaagaagttgtgagggaacttggaaatgatcaacatgtcagcgtAGAAGCCAATGtctctcgattcccttttattttcttcaatctttctgggtttggtACTTTgcgagtaaccacatgtcttctcagggcggcaatttacctaagacttttaccatgacacaacaatgatatacaataccgaAACAATATCGTGTAGCTCAATAAGTAGTGGTGTGACATGATCAAACTTTCGCTTGCAAGTGATAACTTTGGCTGCCGCGTTCAAGACATATTGTAGTCGTTGAATAAGATAATCAGGTAGGCCATAGAGAAGCGCATTACAATGATCTGAGCGAGAAGTTACTAATGCATGCACCAGTGTTTTGGTTGAGTCGATACTAAGGCATGGACGTATGCGACTAATGTTTCTGATATGATAAAAAGCAGTCCTGCACAGTTCATTAACGTGTTCCTGGAAACTCATGGTATCGTCAAAGACGACACCAATGTTCCGTGCGCTAGATGTGGGCTCCACAGTAGCATCACCCACAGTAATCGAATCTAATGGTGGCTTAGGGCGATGTTTAGCGTGCAGGACCAAGAGCTCAGTCTTATCGTTATTTAACCGAAGATTGTTTAAAAGCATCCATTGGTTCAGCTCACGCAAACAAACTGCAACCCTAGTGCGCGCAGACACAATGTCCTCCACTTTGGTGGTCTTCATGCCAAGGTATTGTTGAGTGTCATCCGCGTACATGTGAAACCCGACACCATGGCGACGCAGGATAGCTCCGAGAGGAGAGGCCTAGACCAAGTATAGAATTGGGCCCAACACGGACCCCTGGGGAAGACCGCAGGTCAGTTGACGATCAGAAGAACTAGTATCTCTGATTTGGACGAACTGTGAACGACTGGACAGGTAAGACTCAAACCAAGTGTAGGCAGAGCCCTGAACACCAAAGCTGTGGGAGAGGCGCGATAGTAGCATGCCGTGGTCGACTGTGTCGAACGCTGCTGACAGATCCAACAGTACCAACATCACACACCTTCCTTCGTCCAGTGCACATCGTTATGCACTCGCAACAGCGCTGATTCGGTGCTATGGCATATTTTATAAGCCGACTGAAAGGTTtcttcaagtttattttcacGCAGATGGGAAATAAATTGGCTCGCGACTACTTTCTCGCAGCACTTAGAGAGAAACGTCAGGTTGGAGATAGGTCTGTAGTTCTTGTATAGTTGGTAATCAAGTGATGGTTTCTTGAGGGAGGGCGTGACaataataggctggtagccaagttaagatctgtttcgtcgtatctACGTGTGAGGCAAAGGGcgtctgctggcacgacttctgggtgaccccttaaatggtcttaatgacccccgacttgaaaaatttgactggatcgctgcagttcaataccacccaactccgtcccttctgtttttgagtaacacctaccacaagcaacccagtgtacgctcattgAGCGTCTAGTTACATATTAACTTGCAAAAATCATTTTTGGAAGAACTACAAATTTTCGAGATtgaggttgtttaccatttacgaAAAATTCCGGTTGGGGTGTAAATAGAACACGATGTTTTGGCTCGtcccactggaaaatttccggaacgAACGGAACTTCTAAAAAGGTAGTCCCGTTTTCCCGGTTGGGACGTTCGCGACGGAAATTCGTGTACCATTTATTCGTTTCACATGTTTCGTACTAGTTTCAGGCCTTTTCAGGCCAATAAAGTTCGGCGCGACGATCCGGAAATTTTGGGCAAATGGTATAAAACAACCTATCTCATTCTCCTCGAACGGATATTTCTGACCAagatttccggaaatttttggtaaatggtaaacaaccagaGTCACGCTGGACTCCACAAAATTGCTCCAGGGTACACATCGCTGGCTCTACAGGAATCGATTGATCGAATCATTTCCGAGAAAAAGTGCAAAAGGAAGATAAACGACTGCTCTAATACGAGCTGGGAAATAACCCAATCAATGAAAAAATGCCATTACTCTGTATTGTATACTTATATTTTTTGATACAATATTATGAAGGCTTgttaaggaaaaaaattaacttaaaaAGAGACATTTCCTGTAGCTGATGGTATTGAAGTCTGGAACTTATGTCGTTGTGCACGAGATGAAAAGAGGAATGAAATTTGcatcagtttaaaaaaaaactcgatAGGTAAAAGGCAACAAGTTAGCTATTTGCAAGGCGAGTGACAGAATTCGGGATGGATGCAACCCAGTTCGGGATTGAACTGACTGAACCTTACACATCAGCGAGCAAAGGCAGTCCACATACGTTTATACAAAACAGGCTGAAGAACACCTTCTTTACTCGAAAATGGTTAACTTGAGACGCTTTTTGCATCGTCAA from Montipora capricornis isolate CH-2021 chromosome 12, ASM3666992v2, whole genome shotgun sequence encodes the following:
- the LOC138025646 gene encoding uncharacterized protein, producing MYADDTQQYLGMKTTKVEDIVSARTRVAVCLRELNQWMLLNNLRLNNDKTELLVLHAKHRPKPPLDSITVGDATVEPTSSARNIGVVFDDTMSFQEHVNELCRTAFYHIRNISRIRPCLSIDSTKTLVHALVTSRSDHCNALLYGLPDYLIQRLQYVLNAAAKVITCKRKFDHVTPLLIELHDIVSVLYIIVVSW